A single Oncorhynchus nerka isolate Pitt River linkage group LG10, Oner_Uvic_2.0, whole genome shotgun sequence DNA region contains:
- the LOC115136009 gene encoding vacuolar protein sorting-associated protein 26B-like, producing MSFFSFGQSAEIDIVLKDAETRKKVEHKTEDGKKDKYFLLYDGETVSGNVNVTLKNPGKRLEHQGIKMEFIGQIELYYDRGNHHEFVSLVKDLARPGELTQSQTFDFEFTHVEKPYESYTGQNVKLRYFLRATVSRRLNDISKEMDIVVHTLSTYPELNSSIKMEVGIEDCLHIEFEYNKSKYHLKDVIVGKIYFLLVRLKIRHMEIDIIKRETTGTGPNVYHENDTIAKYEIMDGAPVRGESIPIRLFLAGYEMTPTMRDINKKYSVRYYLNLVLIDEEERRYFKQQEITLWRKGDIVKKSMSHQAAIASQRFEGSSSAEKALAQAQAKEQEQ from the exons ATGAGTTTCTTTAGTTTTGGTCAAAGTGCAGAAATCGATATAGTTTTGAAAGACGCTGAGACAAGAAAGAAAGTTGAACATAAGACTGAGGATGGGAAAAAGGACAAATATTTTCTGTTATATGATGGTGAGACAGTATCTGGAAACGTCAACGTAACACTTAAGAATCCAGGGAAAAGACTCGAGCATCAAGGCATCAAAATGGAGTTTATTGGGCAGATTG AGCTGTACTACGACAGGGGGAACCACCATGAGTTTGTGTCTCTGGTTAAAGACTTGGCCAGACCGGGAGAGCTAACGCAGTCCCAGACCTTTGACTTTGAGTTTACACATGTGGAGAAACCATACGAGTCCTACACAGGCCAGAATGTCAAATTACG CTACTTTCTGAGGGCAACGGTAAGCCGGAGACTGAACGACATCAGTAAAGAGATGGACATTGTCGTGCACACGCTCAGCACATACCCAGAACTCAACTCGTCGATCAAGATGGAAGTGGGAATCGAAGACTGTCTACACATCGAGTTTGAGTACAACAAGTCCAA ATACCACCTAAAAGATGTAATCGTGGGAAAGATTTACTTCCTCTTGGTACGGCTCAAGATCAGACACATGGAGATTGACATCATCAAGCGAGAAACGACAGGCACGGGCCCAAATGTGTACCATGAGAATGATACCATAGCCAAGTATGAGATTATGGACGGAGCACCAGTGAGAG GGGAGTCCATCCCTATCCGACTATTTCTGGCTGGCTATGAGATGACTCCTACAATGAGGGACATCAACAAGAAGTACTCTGTGCGGTACTACCTCAACCTGGTGCTCATAGACGAGGAGGAGAGGCGTTACTTCAAACAGCAG GAGATCACTCTGTGGAGGAAGGGGGACATAGTGAAAAAGAGCATGTCCCACCAAGCAGCCATCGCCTCACAACGCTTCGAGGGCTCATCCAGTGCAGAGAAAGCCCTTGCTCAGGCCCAGGCTAAGGAACAGGAACAGTAA